TTAGCAATGTTCACAACATCCCTGCGACACCCACAACACCTCCAAACAACCGTAAGCCGCTAACTTAAGCCCAAATGGAATCATTTTCTTGAGCAAACTATCTATTTACAATTATATGACTATCGTCCATTTTAGCCCAAACTTATTAAAACGTCTGACTACGAACCTACAGATCCACCatataatttggcatgaatgaGAACTTTTAAATTCTTAAGCTAACCTCAAAGTGGCCAGACGGTCTTAAACTTAGTTAATatcagtaaaaaaacaataagcagAAAAGTGCTGTAAATGTGTTGTTAATACTTTGCTGGTCGGTTTCAGTTATTACACAGCGCAGGACACATTGTTTTTCAAAGCATTTAAAAGCACAAGTTTCAACTTTGcttttactaatatttattatatcagAACGCAGTCCGATATTACTTAGGCCGCTTCTCTTTTCACCATTCCATTTGTTTCTAAACGCCACTGCGCTAAATATGGCTTAGAATTATAAAACACTTTGCCGAAATGTGATATTCTCAAAATTTAATGTGCATACCTCTTAAATACAGTGTAGATTCTACACCAAAAACATCtcggggcacggcagtgcccccgccaagtcgagcaaaacaaaaacaaaggcacggccgtaccatacttttctcgaagccattcaggctattttcaacatattattatgcttGTCCAAAAAGTACATATCCCAAATTGTATGTAAAGAATAAaatcacaatgagggctatcgttttttgtctcactagatggcgcactgttgcgtgaggtttttaagtatggctttcaaagtctattactacgggcgtgaaaacaagtttagattaaaatcatatttaatacaccttaaaaccgtaccataaaaatatcgagcatgccacagtgttccatagtccccgttttgttcggaaaaaagggaagacaaaggtttccgaaagacaaaactgtcaaaaaacacagacattcattgtccGGAAcacatatttgctataattaattacagatattgcaaatattcacaaaattattcaaattataaataaacccgcgtagctcactcaaaaactatgagatttgacatttcggagacctcacgctacactagcgcctctagcggcgaattcatacgcgatagccctcattgacacgTACAcgtacaaaggcgagcttatccctttAAAAGATTTCTACCGCTTACCCTCAACTAACATGTCTGAAGAAAAACagaaatatgcaaaaataaatggaaaattGTGAAAGTACACTGTATTAAAAGAAAAAGCgtaatttacatttaataaaatgcaatttctgggaaaaaaattacaattttgaaTATAGTGtacaagggcaaagatatcgacacggccaaagttacaaacatatatgtatacacttatgcacttaacattaaggttgtgtatacatattttagcaagtttggccgtgtcgatatctttgcccttgactgtatcaTATGAATATGTATAAGAGCACTTATTGGGAAGTCTTTTGAGATAGTGCTTCTTTGAAGTAGGTATTAAGAGAAACGTCATATTTCGGGACAATGTGTATTACAGATATACGAATAATGtattgccatcgtattttgtcgaaaaagttcgtatttatataACTTTTGAAGTTAAcggaagctaattgagaaagacAGGTAAATAGGAAATTatgcgacaaaatacgacggcgATACATTTACCACTAGAACTGTACAGTTCTAAGCTTATACTTATTAACTCAACAGGGTACTGAgttgtataatataaataataaattaatattgtttgtgCTGGCATTACCAACAACTccgcgcgccggcgccggcgcacgcAGCGTACAATTTTAAATCATTCGAAAGTTCTTTCGCTGTTGCCTTTAATGGTACTATTGCCGTTATTTCGAACTTGTTTCGCTATTTTCATCACTTTAATAAATAACCACCATTCGACCTAGTGCAAGGAAAGCAAAGTTTGtgactaggcaacggataaacatacttgaaTAGGTAGATAagataaatgaactaaaataatttccttgctcacccgcgaccttacgatactcacctatgtcactctgaagatgagctctggttgagttcgaaacgcgtcagtgtagtgtggtggtggtgatagatgggtttgtgtgatttgtgtgtgttcttacagtgtggaggtggaggaactgcatgaacacgcatattttgcataagcttagctatcgtaaggtcgcgggtgagcaaggaaattattttagttcattgatatggacctccgcaaagtaacgcctgattcaataaattagataagataaatatttaaaatataacgaaaacaagcattcttatttttcatgctaatatctgccccagccggggatagaacccgggacctcaagtttctttgtcaggttctctaaccagtgGTTAGTAAATTATGAAGATGATTGATAACTATCCGACGATTATTgggtatcgaaaatacaaactgaaatatagatgcacagaaaaaccagaaaaataagaccagcgctgggaatcgaacccaggtcctcggcattccgtgctataccgctacaccaccgctggacaacgatacagacacgaatttctcctatgcacctcatgtctcagcttgtgttttttcttatttagccacttaggGATGATCGTAGAAGtagcaaaaaatttggaattgaaataaaaaatgcaaagagattccaaaaaaacaatcttgataataatcaaatataacaacaacataataacaaatataatatatattgtgtcacaagggagcaaaatggtgtatttacggcgagggcgtacattgaatcccgaatgtagcgaaggaattctaaagtagaatcctgagcgtaatgaaggattcaacgcccaagatgaaaataattttgctcccgagtcgctcatacaacttttcacaccgagcattacgaaacttgaaaaaaattattctaaatattattaatgaacaaccagcatagaaaatggcgtggctttacaattatcaacttcaaaaaatggcatttgcaataaaacacttagaaaagccttgaacagaaaagttgcactttgctccctctcatcAGGgtggaaaagttacttttctgaaggagaggtgtgaaaaagtattttatacatTAATTACGTTTTACGATCACGTGTTCGGATACACACGACTAGAGAATTTACGAATAATATCACACTCAGGAATAGACGTTCTTTATGATTAATAATCAGTCCGTAATTATCGTTGATAATTATCAAGATTAAGACCGGACGACGACTGCACAGCAGGGTTGCACTGGATAATTATCCAGATGGTTAACTTGATAATTATCCAGGGCAACACTCCCATCCGGCCATCTTGTAACAAAGCAAGTGCGAAAAAAATCGCAACAGTTCCATTTTAACAGTACTTTAACGCAtccactgccacctgacttgacttgactgaccacaggtgccgCCGAcgcatgtgcgttcaaaatgtatgaataattatgacagcggcactgggggggagttccaaaaacgcatatatgcgtcggcgGTGAACGCGTTAAGGCATGTCTTAAGATGTTCAAGTTTTTGTTTGTGGTAAGGCCAATGGTGTATACAACTTCCCCAATATTTTACGCAGTGCGCTATGAAGTCACCTGCGGCTTCATTCATTCACAACAGTGTTACCGCTGGTGTGTGTCGGTGGCAGCTGGCAGCTGGCAGCTGGCAGCTGGCAGCTGGCAGCTGGTGTCAGCCGGCAGCCGGCAGCCGGTGGCGCGGTTACTTGGCCGAGTTGTTGTACTGCGGCCGGCCCGCCAGCTCGAGTAGGTACCGGTCGGGATGCTCGATCCAATCCGCTGCTGATAGCTTCACCTGGAATACAACGCACGACACTGTACCTAagggggtgggggggggggatCATTCGAGCGACTAGATAAGGCTACCTACCATTTGCAATGCGACTGCTGCGTAGCTCTTTCCTGACGCAATCAACGAATCAAAGCTATAAATCcttcctactatcctacttcctactaatattataaatgagaaagtttgtgagtgtgtgagtTAGtgtgtttgtgagtgtgtgagtatgtttgttacttctgatgaaatttggcaaaaagttagtttataacctggattaaaacataggatactttttatcccgatattcccacgggatagggataaaatctctaaataacaaccgctgggcttaaagtcatgaaatttggtatgtaggtagacatctggacatctggaataacacatagcctAATTTTtcttccgatattcccacggcatagatataaaatctcgaaacaacaaccgctgggtttagagtcatgaaatatgaccatgattgtttttaatgtaacgtcaatgaaaacaacgattcaATCCTCGTgaattcccaagggaatttttaaaaatcccggtatttcaattcagctgctggacctgaTGATATACGCGCgcggagccgcgggtaaacattagtaatcaataaaatacagAATTATTAGCCCTGTCGTCCAGCGGTAGGACGTATCAGACATCTTGTTTACGTTTTACTTATTAGTGTATTATatgagcaattttttttaaattctagaTGATAgttatgttttgtttaaaaatttgtgTCCTTGAATGTTGAGtgcaattgacaagatttcatttttttaacacctgtaaattactacaggaatcgaaagagttttgcctcctgaacatgggaaaatatttaatataatttatttctccatatttaagtaatacaaaaaatgtaaaaaatatatctgaatttgccaacactaccacagaatagacaCGTTTCCGTTGCCTTTTTCAACAGAAAAAAGAGCTGTCATAAATTTGACGTAttagatttacgtgatcttttttttaatagagactagacaaaagtaatggatctattgtgtggtagttttggagttaagcccttttagaataagcacatcttaaaaaaattgtaataaattaattaataatcgtagcgaaattttaaaaatatcagcgtctttctctttccaaacagaatacagagaacgaatcaaattatagtcttaaaaatatgaaatcttgtcaattgtaattgtattgtagacaCTGTATTGCTTCCGTTTATGTATGTTAATTTCCTTtgtgttgtttacaatatgtaattgtacggaatcaaataaataaataaataaatgtggaaGGCGGTGTGTTACCTGTCGTTGCCGCTCGGCCTCCTTGACTTGCCACTTCTTGACTTCCATCTGGCTTTCCCGCGACGCCTGGTCACCGCAACCCCACACCTGAGTGACAAGGGGCAAAACTGAACATGTGGGGAAAAACTATACATGCCGTGCAAATCTAAACTTGTGGGGCAAGATTGAACAATTTGGGAACAAATTAAACATGTCGGGCAAAATTAACTCGTGGGGCAAAATTAACTTGTGGGGCAAAATTGAACATGTGgtatttgtggtattttattttttagtttagcATATTATGCATATATCAGACTTGGGAAACCTGTCATGTACATCATGTCACAATAAGTAACAGCGAGTAACAATTCCATAAAAAACAATGGTTTTACTACTCAATGCAAACGGCTCAAAACACGGAGTATAGTAGTAATTAATCGAACACGGACAGTAAATGGTTCCAGCAACGGACCTCGATCGCCCCCAGCGTGTAGGGCACGCTGTTGAAGGTCATCTTGTCGAAGCCGTCGTCGATGGCCAGCAGCGGCTTGCGCGGGTCGCTGCCGGCGCGCAGCCCCAGCGGGTAGCCGCGGATGGACGTGTTCAGGTACAGCATCTTGGCCGCCTGCTCCACCACCAGGAACCTGCCGACAGGGGCGGTTACAGCTCAGGCGCACAGTCCACACTTGTGGGGCAGTGCAATCGAGAGGCAATTTTGCTGTAGCCTACAACCCCGCAAATGTAACTTGGGTAGATTGACATAATGCAGGGAAGAGTGATACTGGGTACtgggcaacagataaacatattaTGAATAAAACATCCATCACTCAAGTACATCCTTCATATTTATCATACGAGTTGCTGCCCCTAGCAGCAAGCCATACAAGCTGCTGCTAGCGGGATTTGAATCCGGCACCTCTAGCGTCATGGTTACTGACCATTAATTCGCCGTCTGATTGAGATAATTTTAGAGCAGAATAATACATCACAGAATGGCAAATGATTCAATTGCTGGCTAAGTTGATCCTGGATCAAGAAGTGGAGCCAATATTCAAACGGATGATTCTGGAGAGCGCTGAAAGTGCGCCGTGGAATATATGGACTGTTGCTATTAGTCTAAAACTCATATTATTAGTTCTGTGGGCCTATGGATGGGAGAAAAGTTGGAATAGGCATGCGTCTCGGTCAAATCCTGAGGATACGTCACCGTCCTTGCCAAGTGGCATGGTGCAATGTATGGTTCGATAGCGCGGTACTCACGTGGGAAACAGCTGGAACAGCGCACAGTCGGGCCCGCCCCAGTAGGTGTGCGTCTCGCGCCACTCCTGGGGACacgccaccaccaccaccaaatcgtcgccgccgcccgccgccactACTACTAATGTTGGTCCTCTGAAACAATGATTTGTTGTTGTTACTGGCTCTACATGCACTTTATTTTTCAGATAATAATGCTAACACAGAACAAACTCACTTTAATTAGTTATGTATGATTATATTtcgcaaaattttactttatacaGTTCACCGTGAATTTTGCTGTGCGTATTTATTCATTCGTATGTTTTGTTCGTGATATTGAGTTTGTTTTGAGATTTTAGTGTTTCAAGTCACATTTGGCGTTCGCACTTTGTTGAGGTATTACTTTAAGATGGTAACGTAACATGGGTGAGATCCAATGAAAAACGTTCAATGACGAACATTTTTCAGTTCTCATGAGGCGGTTTATTAACTAGCATGtaactaataagcatgctcaatACGAGCACATCGTAAATCGAGTTGATAAAAGGTGCATTTTagtaacttgttgcatacttatctaaactttggggggaggtgtgggttggttcctgtttgcacAACTACGTCCAATTATACTATTAACTAGCATAACAGTACCTTTAAAGAACTTTGTTCTATTGGAGTTTCGAATGCAagatttgtaaataatatttttggatgTAACTTTTGTCGGTTTGTCGGTCGTCAGTGGTCTGTTGTCTGTTGCCTGCTGACAGAGTGTACGGTTAGAGTTACCGGTAATGGAGCGTGTGGTGAAGGAAGCGGTTGGCCCCTTGGCCGTGTTCGCGCGACGCGTAGAGCGGCACCCAGTGCGACGGCAGCGCGCACACCAGCCGCGCCAGCCACGCCGTCGACGCCAGCGTGCCGCCGCCTGCGCGCGCACGAACGGACTTAATGATAAAGTACCAGGGCGACCGGCGACCGGCGACCGGCGACCGGCGACCGACCAAAGCTCGGGCTAAatctcgataataagcgttttcccagagaaaGGAACAAGCTACTCGTAGATCGTTTgttaaatttcatcgaaatcgttggagtcgtttccgagattctaattatatttataaataacatataatggtattagatagatagatagatgataTCATGGGATAAAttacaccaattaacctagtcccaggCTAAGCACagtttgtactatgggtactactaggcaatggatagaaatacttatatagataaaacatacttaaatacatattaaacacccaagactcgagagcaaaaactcgtattattcatataaatatctgccccgaccgagaATCAAACTTCGTCGTCAGGTTCTATAACCACTGGGCTACCCGGTCGTCAACAATAATAGAATATGATACGGTTTACAATACGACGGACCCATTCTTCCCCATGGAGTAAGGGGTATTAAATAATCTGATGCGAGAGTGGGAGGCAGCACTGTATTACCGATTACGAGTTTCTCTCTTCTTTAGTCAATGTTAAaagctatcatcatcatcatatcagtcgtggGACGTCCACCATTGAACATAAGCCTGCCCCGTCACGAGATCGGGGTTGGCAAGCGCAGTATAGGATGTAAGGTTGCCAAGAAGACGGTGCTGCCCACCTTCTGGTATTATCTTTCAGCCGGTTTCAACGACGCCCACAGGATGTCGAAAgtataaaggagcggccacaccgctgcttaaaaatacgcaaacggtgctgAATAGCAGTGATGTGCCGTAagcgtcacgacttttgttcgtagagtcctgacgtttacggcacgtcactgcgattccataTTTTAAGCaacggtgtggagagcatgcgataaaaacggtgcgcatacgatgcgtcactgagattccgtaccgtcacgatttttttaagcagcggtgtggccgttCCTTTACGTGCTAAAGAGGCGACGTCATCaaagtttaattaattagtgaACCATTTTTAAAAGGATGTTTGTTTATTTCGCCTTTCTTGACCACTGGATAATAGAATAGGTGTTACCGTgtgccggcggcggcgcgggcggctgCAGCGGGCGCGAGTAGAGCGGCGGCGCCGTGCCGGCCAGCAGCCAGGCGCCGGACGCGGGCAGCAGGTCGCcgccgccggcgcgcgcgcgctccaGCACCGGCGTCGCCAGCTCCAGCCCGGCGCCCGATCCGTCCGACTCCACGTGCGCTGAGATGTCGCGGTGCCGCGTCGCTAGCATGTGCACGCAGTACCTACAAAACGCAACACGGAATTTCATCTAGACTGATCCAGCCTCCACTGACAGTAAATCTTTTCtcacaaacagccatcaaaatcACTTTGccttatttattttcctttgaGATAActaagaaaaattttaacaaaaaaaaagttttctaagAATTTCTTTGGGGGTGGTACTTTAGTGAAGTATACTCTCctgaacaaaaaaagaattttccAAGTCGGTTTGTAAATGAAGGAGCTCAGagataacaaataaacaaaaatacaagcaaattgagaaacttttattttgaatttggttaaaaattacataaagtaCTTTCAAAATTAACAGGCGAGTTGTTCTCAACAATCGCGTTACATTTTAGTAAACTATCATTGCGGGGCAAACTGATGCACACCTTGGGGCAACTCGATTCAATCCATGGGGTAAATTCATACAAACAGTGCGTCATTtgaagtacagtcagcgtcatatagtacgtagcagtcaagatcaccaaatacttggaaacatacaaatagtcattaacattgacccaatcaaggcgatcaaattgctcaggacatccatcgcgtacaaataaatcggagcacgcacatcaccactggtagcgtagcagccataatatccaaaagtatgggacacactagaaaactgagctttatataaaaggtttaaggtttaatctcgtGTTGAGTGCGAATTAACACGTCAGattctactttttgtttttgacaatcaccgaaaagagtaccaacttgtcagtgatcgttccgtctctttcatttggagccagacggcttttttcacatttttatttacattgtcagaattccggattaacggatttccttttaatatggcttgaattggccagtataattacattataaaagagtttttatttaatgaaaaaggtaatgacatgtgcattttgcaccaagagactgaaaatggaacaccaTTCACATTATATTAAAGAGGACTATAGCTAACTGGATCATTGGACCTTAcacggtatgtaataaagtcaagTTTCCTgcggtgtcccatacttttggatactttggctgctacggtataatgtcggcttgaatgttataaagtatttggcgacgtgCATGCTCCactatatttgtacacgatggatgtctcgaacaatttgaccgctttgactgattcactggtaatgactattttg
The sequence above is a segment of the Choristoneura fumiferana chromosome 9, NRCan_CFum_1, whole genome shotgun sequence genome. Coding sequences within it:
- the LOC141430916 gene encoding uncharacterized protein isoform X1 — encoded protein: MGSHHSHEGGKEEKQGGGSGLSTPRAGSRRGTITSVPRSGSGGDIQESEKPQPSMVPVEKLGKLLAQRSQKEDGVNGVTEKSFTKYLFPMYPELAHQFYAYVHRVGKCKNKHIPLAVFRAQCERVLALLDDAAIIETYVRMFSVEEEEGSVSPAALRALLYTSYKLSMDHYPDGPQTCLAINKVLNSVVNGCFNKKDSHSVGFVVRWLDQHCHRLIFPVHRYCVHMLATRHRDISAHVESDGSGAGLELATPVLERARAGGGDLLPASGAWLLAGTAPPLYSRPLQPPAPPPAHGGGTLASTAWLARLVCALPSHWVPLYASREHGQGANRFLHHTLHYRGPTLVVVAAGGGDDLVVVVACPQEWRETHTYWGGPDCALFQLFPTFLVVEQAAKMLYLNTSIRGYPLGLRAGSDPRKPLLAIDDGFDKMTFNSVPYTLGAIEVWGCGDQASRESQMEVKKWQVKEAERQRQVKLSAADWIEHPDRYLLELAGRPQYNNSAK
- the LOC141430916 gene encoding uncharacterized protein isoform X2; translated protein: MENWRKLRKDFRFAIVGIQVSRIKKRKSAAPTCKLLAQRSQKEDGVNGVTEKSFTKYLFPMYPELAHQFYAYVHRVGKCKNKHIPLAVFRAQCERVLALLDDAAIIETYVRMFSVEEEEGSVSPAALRALLYTSYKLSMDHYPDGPQTCLAINKVLNSVVNGCFNKKDSHSVGFVVRWLDQHCHRLIFPVHRYCVHMLATRHRDISAHVESDGSGAGLELATPVLERARAGGGDLLPASGAWLLAGTAPPLYSRPLQPPAPPPAHGGGTLASTAWLARLVCALPSHWVPLYASREHGQGANRFLHHTLHYRGPTLVVVAAGGGDDLVVVVACPQEWRETHTYWGGPDCALFQLFPTFLVVEQAAKMLYLNTSIRGYPLGLRAGSDPRKPLLAIDDGFDKMTFNSVPYTLGAIEVWGCGDQASRESQMEVKKWQVKEAERQRQVKLSAADWIEHPDRYLLELAGRPQYNNSAK